A genomic segment from Aspergillus puulaauensis MK2 DNA, chromosome 1, nearly complete sequence encodes:
- a CDS encoding uncharacterized protein (COG:G,V;~EggNog:ENOG410PVIP;~InterPro:IPR020846,IPR011701,IPR036259;~PFAM:PF07690;~SMCOG1106:major facilitator transporter;~TransMembrane:10 (i72-93o99-120i127-150o162-182i194-216o266-290i302-323o329-349i356-377o423-443i);~antiSMASH:Cluster_1.10;~go_function: GO:0022857 - transmembrane transporter activity [Evidence IEA];~go_process: GO:0055085 - transmembrane transport [Evidence IEA]) produces the protein MDMDTKDNRLPDKVDYAAGDCHDDTALLRRIDWRILPVMFLTYFLQFVDKISLNYANVMGLQEDLGMSGNDFSWLATAFFIAYAVAEVPQGILLQRFPITRVLGVNVFFWGVTLCCSAAVKNYAGLCALRVLLGMMEAVIAPALTMYTSMWYTRAESTPRYGLWYSGLGMGQIIGGLISFGAQHAPPQLPFHGWRIMFVAVGAVNIVVSALVLSVLPESPASATSFLTAAQRARIAERLRADAAGVGDKVFRWQSLLGALGDVQTWLLVVLAILITIPSGVITTFSAILIKDFGYTSKQSALLNMPSGVVSIAATMLSTWAIARGNSRWVAIDILLVPTLLGACLMSFLPRANQGGCLAGIYLVNTTVAPLALIFAWTGANFKGYTMKVAGSSLVSAAFSIANIIGPLTFQAKDAPEYIPAKITILAVNAGAIVVATSLRVVYGMRNARAQRTGGPARSRMEAKLAGRGEEEGGVHDDVSFRYVY, from the exons atggacatggacaccAAAGACAACCGTCTCCCCGACAAGGTGGACTACGCCGCCGGTGACTGCCACGACGACACCGCGTTGCTGCGTCGCATAGACTGGCGGATCTTGCCGGTGATGTTCCTGACTTATTTCCTGCAGTTTGTGGATAAGATCTCTCTCAAC TACGCCAATGTGATGGGCCTGCAGGAGGACCTGGGAATGAGCGGGAATGATTTCTCGTGGCTCGCGACGGCCTTCTTCATTGCTTATGCCGTGGCCGAAGTGCCGCAGG gaatcctcctccaacgGTTCCCCATCACCAGAGTCCTAGGCGTGaacgtcttcttctggggcGTGACGCTCTGCTGCTCTGCCGCGGTCAAGAACTACGCTGGCCTGTGTGCCTTGCGGGTCCTGCTAGGGATGATGGAGGCTGTAATCG CACCCGCCTTGACAATGTACACCAGCATGTGGTACACAAGGGCCGAGTCCACCCCGCGCTACGGCCTCTGGTACAGCGGCCTAGGCATGGGCCAGATCATCGGCGGCCTGATCTCGTTCGGCGCGCAGCACGCACCGCCCCAGCTCCCATTCCACGGGTGGCGCATCATGTTCGTTGCCGTGGGTGCCGTGAATATCGTTGTATCCGCCCTCGTGCTATCCGTTCTCCCCGAATCGCCCGCCAGCGCTACAAGCTTCCTCACGGCGGCCCAGCGCGCCAGGATCGCCGAGCGCCTTCGCGCCGATGCCGCAGGTGTCGGGGACAAGGTGTTCCGGTGGCAGTCGCTGCTTGGGGCGCTAGGGGATGTGCAGACGTGGCTGCTGGTCGTGCTGGCGATTCTAATCACCATCCCCAGCGGGGTGATCACGACGTTTAGCGCCATCCTGATCAAGGACTTTGGATATACCAGCAAGCAGAGCGCGCTCTTGAACATGCCGTCTGGGGTGGTGAGTATAGCTGCCACGATGCTGTCCACTTGGGCGATTGCGCGGGGGAACTCTCGCTGGGTGGCGATTGATATCTTGCTCGTTCCGACCTTGCTGGGGGCGTGTTTGATGTCGTTTTTGCCCAGGGCGAATCAGGGTGGGTGTTTGGCGGGGATTTATCTGGTGAATACG ACTGTCGCGCCGTTGGCGTTGATTTTCGCGTGGACTGGCGCCAATTTCAAGGGATACACTATGAAG GTGGCAGGAAGCTCTCTCGTCTCCGCAGCGTTCAGCATCGCGAACATCATCGGCCCACTGACCTTCCAGGCCAAAGATGCCCCGGA ATACATCCCTGCCAAAATCACCATTCTGGCAGTTAATGCAGGCGCCATCGTCGTAGCCACGAGTCTGCGCGTCGTGTATGGGATGCGCAACGCGCGGGCACAACGCACAGGAGGCCCAGCACGCAGTCGGATGGAGGCAAAGCTGGCGGGGCgtggtgaggaagaggggggCGTGCATGATGATGTGTCTTTCCGATATGTTTATTAA
- a CDS encoding uncharacterized protein (COG:S;~EggNog:ENOG410PQYK;~InterPro:IPR036864,IPR021858,IPR001138;~PFAM:PF00172,PF11951;~go_function: GO:0000981 - DNA-binding transcription factor activity, RNA polymerase II-specific [Evidence IEA];~go_function: GO:0008270 - zinc ion binding [Evidence IEA];~go_process: GO:0006355 - regulation of transcription, DNA-templated [Evidence IEA]), whose amino-acid sequence MNAPGTVCARCAKIKQRCDGGTPCSRCARLGHTCEAQIRGSMMAARSSEAQTHAQTQARRPRASRSRAGCLSCKERKKKCDETRPRCSDCRRLNLPCRWWSRSPISSSGSVSELDRQSPSQGVPLSDTATAAPSTSPSREGWIAPSDQRGSASPSGSASVSAAGHGSNIDWSAQAEMVVTPVASPGGDMPYLDNEEDRSLFNHYLHTVARALSRTASTDSAGNPFLTTLVPMAAASDTLTSVLLGLSGCHWRRVYPGIWKRALARQGRALSQVNGLLARRDGPYPYPLEACAAVLLLCLTELCDGTSRVWKWHLKAARTLLASTPTAEPEGGAEVTAEGAFCRTLFHYLDSMSTISRCKPPLLHKVQGNSSSGLADLIATTTNTSAELQPTNTSPADPISGMAPALLDLLGMVNLLAAHRSRRVDELSDLGFRTAAAQVQARLDNWRAAYDESVVGPVNDRNETSAPHANSATTAFEWAVRLRLHQIVDGYDPRHAAVETALERILQAVLSIPYGSPVEGSLLFPLVIAGASSTVMERRMLVKERLMVMENTVGFGHIGRARELLETVWAEEQQQGGCNWARVRYTRFPGVVFI is encoded by the exons ATGAACGCCCCAGGAACAGTATGCGCTCGATGCGCAAAGATT AAACAGCGTTGCGACGGCGGCACTCCCTGTTCCCGCTGTGCCC GCCTCGGGCACACCTGCGAAGCCCAGATTAGGGGGTCGATGATGGCTGCTAGATCCAGCGAAGCACAGACACATGCACAGACACAGGCCCGCCGGCCGCGCGCCTCGCGATCGCGCGCCGGCTGCCTGTCGTGCAAggagcggaagaagaaatgcgACGAGACACGTCCGCGCTGCAGCGATTGCCGCCGCCTCAATCTTCCATGCCGCTGGTGGAGTCGGAGTCCTATCTCtagctctggctctgtctcTGAGTTGGATCGTCAGTCGCCGTCGCAAGGCGTGCCTCTATCCGACAcggccaccgccgcccccaGTACGTCGCCCTCCCGCGAAGGCTGGATTGCACCATCCGATCAGAGAGGCAGTGCCTCCCCATCCGGCTCTGCATCCGTATCCGCAGCCGGCCACGGATCTAATATCGACTGGTCGGCGCAGGCGGAGATGGTAGTAACGCCCGTCGCGTCGCCCGGCGGGGACATGCCCTATCTGGACAACGAGGAGGACCGCTCGCTATTCAACCACTACTTGCACACCGTTGCACGCGCGCTTTCGCGAACCGCCAGCACCGACTCCGCCGGTAACCCATTCCTAACCACACTCGTGCCGATGGCGGCGGCGTCGGACACCCTGACTAGCGTGCTGCTGGGGTTAAGTGGATGCCACTGGCGACGGGTGTATCCCGGTATCTGGAAGCGTGCGCTGGCACGACAAGGACGGG CTCTATCACAGGTAAACGGGCTCCTCGCTCGACGCGATGgaccatatccatatccGCTGGAAGCCTGCGCCGCGGTCCTCCTCCTATGCCTTACAGAGCTATGCGACGGCACCTCGCGAGTCTGGAAATGGCATCTCAAAGCAGCACGCACCCTCCTCGCGTCAACCCCAACAGCGGAGCCAGAGGGAGGAGCAGAAGTAACAGCCGAGGGCGCTTTCTGTCGAACCCTCTTCCACTACCTTGACAGCATGTCGACCATCTCCCGCTGCAAGCCCCCTCTACTGCACAAAGTCCAGGGGAACAGCAGTAGCGGTCTAGCCGATCTCATAGCCACGACGACTAATACCAGTGCTGAATTGCAACCCACAAACACCAGCCCCGCGGACCCGATATCCGGCATGGCACCAGCTCTACTTGACCTACTGGGGATGGTGAATCTGCTCGCAGCGCACCGCAGCAGACGCGTCGACGAGCTGTCCGACCTCGGGTTCCGGACCGCCGCTGCGCAGGTCCAGGCGCGACTGGACAACTGGCGTGCCGCGTATGATGAATCTGTAGTAGGGCCAGTGAATGATCGTAATGAGACCAGTGCTCCACACGCAAactcagcaacaacagccttcGAATGGGCTGTCCGCCTCCGCCTGCACCAAATCGTAGACGGGTACGACCCTCGCCATGCCGCTGTTGAAACGGCGCTTGAGCGGATCTTACAGGCCGTCTTGAGCATCCCATATGGGAGTCCCGTGGAGGGGAGTCTACTTTTCCCGCTGGTTATCGCAGGCGCGAGCAGTACGGTGATGGAGAGGCGTATGCTAGTCAAGGAGAGACTGATGGTGATGGAGAATACCGTCGGGTTTGGACATATTGGCCGGGCAAGGGAGCTACTGGAGACGGTGTGGgcagaggagcagcagcaggggggGTGTAATTGGGCCAGGGTCAGGTATACTCGCTTTCCGGGGGTTGTATTCATCTAG
- a CDS encoding uncharacterized protein (COG:C;~EggNog:ENOG410PFDH;~InterPro:IPR036188,IPR002938;~PFAM:PF01494,PF13450;~SMCOG1087:hypothetical protein;~antiSMASH:Cluster_1.10;~go_function: GO:0071949 - FAD binding [Evidence IEA]): MPLDVAIIGAGLGGLGAAVALRRQGHHVTVFERYDFAGEVGASLSAASNGSRFLEEWGVDVEAAKPVILKKLIMHDWCSGKVENEYGLGDYKTRFGTDYNNFHRIDIHQQLLRSALETQGEGPPCTLKVNHRVIALDAETGSIGFENGAAFTADLIVAADGIRSQSRQSIGITPQFSMSTSCCYRCIIGADKLRELGLEDYIDNEAIEYWGGFGIDKIVMSPCSNGEVVSCYCFYPAEYNEVREDGWNISATPQQLVDTFPRLDPRMKKLMWNAEDIKMWRLYRHQPYPYWVKGKVCLLGDAAHPMMPDQSQGSCMAFEDAGALGLIYHREFQSQYSIADGLRLYESLRKPRATRVQEASFRARENLNERIGWSSGADQPGKLTIEEVCGYDMRTHLSELVQEMKGVSASL, encoded by the exons ATGCCCCTCGACGTagccatcatcggcgccgggCTGGGTGGCCTTGGTGCCGCCGtcgccctccgccgccagggccaCCACGTCACCGTTTTCGAGCGATATGACTTTGCAGGCGAGGTGGGCGCATCTCTGAGCGCGGCAAGCAACGGGTCGAGGTTCCTGGAGGAGTGGGGTGTCGACGTGGAGGCCGCGAAGCCGGTTATCCTCAAGAAGCTGATCATGCACGATTGGTGCAGTGGGAAGGTCGAAAACGAGTATGGCCTAGGCGACTACAAGACCAGATTCGGGACG GACTATAATAACTTCCACCGCATCGACATCCACCAGCAACTCCTGCGCTCGGCACTCGAGACGCAAGGCGAAGGCCCGCCGTGCACCCTCAAAGTCAATCACAGGGTGATCGCCCTTGACGCGGAAACGGGCTCAATCGGGTTCGAAAACGGCGCTGCTTTCACGGCGGACCTGATCGTTGCCGCGGACGGCATCAGG TCCCAATCCCGGCAGTCCATTGGAATAACCCCTCAGTTTTCCATGTCCACCTCCTGCTGCTACCGCTGCATAATCGGCGCGGACAAGCTCCGGGAGCTCGGGCTGGAGGACTACATCGATAACGAGGCCATCGAATATTGGGGCGGCTTTGGCATTGACAAGATTGTCATGTCGCCCTGTAGCAATGGCGAGGTGGTCTCGTGCTACTGCTTCTACCCGGCCGAATATAACGAGGTGCGTGAGGACGGGTGGAACATCAGTGCCAcgccgcagcagctggtGGATACGTTTCCTAGGCTAGATCCGCGCATGAAGAAGCTGATGTGGAATGcggaggatatcaagatgTGGAGAT TGTATCGGCACCAGCCGTATCCATATTGGGTCAAGGGGAAGGTGTGCTTGCTGGGTGATGCTG CACACCCAATGATGCCTGATCAATCCCAAGGATCGTGCATGGCGTTCGAGGATGCCGGCGCCCTCGGGCTCATCTACCACCGCGAGTTCCAGTCCCAGTACTCTATTGCAGACGGACTACGTCTGTACGAAAGCCTGCGCAAACCGCGCGCAACGCGTGTGCAAGAGGCCAGTTTCCGCGCGCGAGAGAACCTCAACGAGCGCATCGGCTGGAGCTCCGGGGCGGACCAGCCTGGGAAATTGACGATCGAGGAGGTTTGCGGGTACGATATGCGGACGCATTTATCAGAGTTGGTGCAGGAGATGAAGGGCGTGTCTGCATCGTTGTAG
- a CDS encoding putative secondary metabolism biosynthetic enzyme (COG:V;~EggNog:ENOG410PW4U;~InterPro:IPR001509,IPR036291;~PFAM:PF01073,PF13460,PF07993,PF01370;~SMCOG1010:NAD-dependent epimerase/dehydratase;~antiSMASH:Cluster_1.10;~go_function: GO:0003824 - catalytic activity [Evidence IEA]), producing MPTILVTGANGFIAAHCITRILSHPSHAPLRVRGTVRTPEKAQATRKALSSACGSGTGSATGNAMANLDILVVSDPTDPTAMRAAMSGCDAVLHLASAFTYDAGPGEFEEKLLGPAVRGTVAVCDAAAQTDSVRKVVIMSSFAAVYDAAKGLQPGKVYTEEDWSPLGYEDGVCASIVATAYRASKVVAERAAWNFIHDHEVQYKLVTLCLGMVFGTMLHPIESLGQLNVSNGIVWEVLKGDNGIPATKAPVWVDVDDLAIVSLKALTVDLASHERFLVTAGAYDTQEIADVVRAALPETRGRVPVGEPRKRIRSTHYSCDSSKVQRVLGVEFKGLAESVIPLARQLYAMEQADN from the exons ATGCCTACAATCCTAGTAACCGGGGCCAACGGCTTCATCGCCGCCCACTGCATCACTCGCATCCTGTCGCACCCTTCGCACGCGCCCCTTCGCGTCCGCGGCACCGTCCGCACCCCCGAAAAGGCCCAGGCCACCCGCAAAGCCCTCTCGTCCGCCTGTGGGTCTGGAACTGGAAGTGCAACTGGAAATGCCATGGCAAATCTAGATATCCTGGTCGTTTCCGACCCGACGGACCCGACGGCCATGCGGGCCGCCATGAGCGGCTGCGACGCAGTCCTGCACCTTGCAAGCGCCTTCACCTATGACGCGGGCCCCGGGGAGTTTGAAGAGAAGCTGCTGGGCCCTGCAGTTAGGGGTACGGTGGCGGTGTGCGACGCAGCTGCCCAGACGGATAGTGTTAGGAAGGTGGTTATCATGTCGAGCTTTGCGGCTGTGTATGATGCCGCCAAGGGGCTGCAGCCTGGGAAGGTCTACACCGAGGAGGACTGGAGTCCGCTTGGGTATGAAGATGGGGTTTGTGCTAGTATTGTT GCAACGGCGTACCGAGCCAGCAAGGTCGTCGCGGAGAGGGCGGCGTGGAATTTCATCCATGACCATGAAGTACAGTATAAACTCGTCACGCTCTGTCTGGGGATGGTCTTTGGGACGATGCTGCACCCCATCGAGTCCTTGGGCCAGCTGAATGTCAGTAACGGGATTGTGTGGGAGGTGCTGAAAGGAGACAATGGGATTCCCGCAACCAAGGCACCTG TCTGGGTAGATGTCGATGATTTGGCGATTGTGTCGCTGAAGGCCCTGACGGTGGATCTCGCTTCTCATGAGCGGTTCCTCGTCACGGCGGGTGCATACGATACGCAGGAGATTGCGGACGTCGTCCGGGCTGCGCTGCCGGAAACACGGGGCAGGGTTCCTGTTGGAGAGCCCAGAAAGAGAATCAGGTCTACGCATTACTCGTGTGATTCAAGCAAGGTGCAGCGCGTGCTGGGGGTAGAGTTCAAGGGGCTGGCGGAGAGTGTGATACCGCTGGCGAGGCAGTTGTATGCGATGGAGCAAGCGGATAACTGA